The following proteins are encoded in a genomic region of Falsibacillus pallidus:
- a CDS encoding sporulation initiation phosphotransferase B produces MNNNWTVVEVLKHARHDWMNKLQLIKGNLALDRPERAKSIIDEIVLEAQQESRLSNLKLHRFASLLMTFNWEGHRFTIDYDILNENTVHSLDDAELFNWFSTFFALLNEAVEPFQDQQLSITIQLDKDSAKFFLDFRGILKSEEEVLNWLKLQKQAAIEDWSINQFTIQLSF; encoded by the coding sequence ATGAATAATAACTGGACAGTAGTTGAGGTGCTTAAACATGCGCGCCACGACTGGATGAACAAGCTGCAATTAATCAAAGGGAATTTAGCTTTAGATAGACCGGAACGGGCTAAGTCAATCATTGATGAAATCGTATTGGAAGCACAGCAAGAGTCCAGACTATCAAATTTGAAACTGCATAGATTTGCTTCATTATTGATGACGTTCAATTGGGAAGGGCATCGTTTCACAATTGATTATGACATTTTGAATGAAAATACAGTCCATTCTTTGGATGATGCGGAATTATTCAATTGGTTTTCAACATTTTTCGCTTTACTGAACGAAGCGGTCGAACCGTTTCAGGATCAGCAGTTATCCATTACCATACAACTTGATAAGGATTCAGCGAAATTCTTTTTGGATTTTCGTGGCATACTGAAAAGTGAAGAGGAAGTATTGAATTGGCTTAAGTTACAGAAGCAAGCAGCCATTGAAGATTGGAGCATCAATCAATTTACCATTCAATTATCCTTCTGA
- a CDS encoding ribosomal-processing cysteine protease Prp — MIKVKINQSPDGRISSFSMKGHADFAEHGSDIVCAGASAVSFGAINAVFALTNAEPIIDQSSDGGFLSCSIPNDLPEEEDKQVQLLLKGMVVSLQTIERDYGKYIKLTFN; from the coding sequence ATGATCAAGGTGAAGATTAACCAGTCCCCGGACGGAAGGATTTCTTCCTTTTCGATGAAGGGACATGCTGATTTTGCGGAACATGGTTCAGATATTGTATGTGCTGGCGCATCTGCTGTATCCTTCGGTGCCATCAATGCGGTGTTTGCATTAACCAATGCGGAGCCGATTATTGATCAGTCATCGGATGGCGGCTTCCTTAGCTGCAGCATTCCGAATGATTTGCCGGAAGAAGAGGACAAGCAAGTCCAGCTTCTTTTAAAAGGTATGGTAGTTTCCTTGCAGACAATTGAACGTGATTACGGAAAATATATTAAATTAACCTTCAACTAA
- the rpmA gene encoding 50S ribosomal protein L27, whose amino-acid sequence MLRLDLQFFASKKGVGSTKNGRDSISKRLGAKRADGQFVTGGSILYRQRGTKIYPGANVGRGGDDTLFAKIDGVVRFERLGRDKKQVSVYPEVKEA is encoded by the coding sequence ATGCTAAGACTAGACCTTCAATTTTTTGCATCCAAAAAGGGTGTAGGTTCAACTAAGAACGGTCGTGACTCTATCTCAAAACGTTTAGGCGCTAAACGTGCAGATGGTCAGTTTGTTACTGGTGGATCTATTCTTTACCGTCAACGCGGTACGAAAATCTATCCAGGTGCAAACGTAGGCCGTGGCGGAGACGATACTCTATTCGCAAAAATCGATGGAGTTGTCCGTTTCGAGCGTTTGGGTCGTGACAAGAAACAAGTCAGCGTTTACCCTGAAGTGAAAGAAGCTTAA
- the pheA gene encoding prephenate dehydratase yields MRIGFLGPMATFTDMAVKHLFPLQEHVPFMTIPECIEAVHFEKVDYAVVPLENTLEGSVHLTVDYLFHEVELKIIAELTVPIQQHLMVHPDHVENSMEVEKILSHSHATAQCHQYLHRHYRGASIEYTTSTAAAAKYLKEHPEMKIAAIANELAADTYGLSIIQHGIQDFDRNHTRFVVLSRTKKPLELESGFSNEKTTLMVTLPSNHSGALHQVLSALAWRKINLSKIESRPLKTGLGDYFFILDIEQAMDEVLLPNAIKEMEALGCGVKLLGSYPVYSTE; encoded by the coding sequence ATGAGGATTGGATTTTTAGGACCTATGGCAACATTTACAGATATGGCAGTCAAGCATCTATTCCCTCTGCAAGAGCATGTGCCGTTCATGACCATCCCTGAATGTATTGAAGCGGTACACTTTGAGAAGGTGGATTATGCAGTAGTTCCATTGGAAAATACGCTTGAGGGATCGGTACATCTGACTGTTGACTATCTGTTTCATGAAGTGGAACTGAAAATCATTGCTGAATTGACGGTTCCGATCCAGCAGCATTTGATGGTCCATCCTGATCATGTGGAAAATAGCATGGAAGTAGAGAAAATATTGTCCCACTCCCATGCAACTGCCCAATGCCATCAGTATCTGCATCGACACTATAGGGGGGCGTCCATTGAATATACGACGTCCACTGCAGCTGCGGCAAAATACTTAAAGGAACATCCGGAAATGAAGATTGCGGCAATAGCCAATGAGCTGGCAGCCGATACATATGGATTATCCATCATCCAGCATGGAATCCAGGATTTTGATAGAAACCACACAAGATTCGTTGTGTTGTCCAGAACGAAAAAACCGCTGGAGCTCGAATCAGGTTTTAGCAATGAAAAGACCACCCTCATGGTCACTCTTCCCTCAAATCACTCAGGTGCCCTTCATCAAGTGCTGTCGGCTTTGGCTTGGAGAAAAATCAACCTGAGCAAGATCGAATCAAGGCCGCTGAAAACAGGTCTAGGTGATTATTTCTTCATACTGGATATTGAACAAGCTATGGATGAGGTCCTGCTTCCGAATGCCATCAAGGAAATGGAGGCATTGGGCTGCGGGGTCAAGCTTCTGGGTAGCTATCCTGTGTACTCAACAGAATAA
- the obgE gene encoding GTPase ObgE produces the protein MFVDQVKIYVKGGDGGNGMVAFRREKYVPKGGPAGGDGGRGADVVFEVEEGLRTLMDFRYQRHFKATRGEHGMSKNQHGKNAADMVVKVPPGTIVKDADTEEIIADLTEHGQRAVIAKGGRGGRGNSRFATPANPAPELSEKGEPGKERNVIMELKLLADVGLVGFPSVGKSTLLSVVSSAKPKIAEYHFTTIVPNLGMVETEDSRSFVMADLPGLIEGAHQGVGLGHQFLRHIERTRVIVHVIDMAATEGRDPYEDYLTINEELKEYNLRLTERPQIIVANKMDMPGAEENLEEFKVKVGKEHPIFPISALTREGLRDLLFAIADKVEDTPEFPLEHVEENEDVNRVIYKHEKQEEEFSITRDPDGAYVLNGYSLERLFKMTDFSREESVRRFARQLRGMGVDEALRERGAKDGDIVRLLEFEFEFID, from the coding sequence ATGTTTGTCGATCAGGTCAAAATATATGTGAAGGGTGGCGATGGAGGCAACGGTATGGTTGCATTCCGCCGCGAAAAGTATGTTCCTAAGGGCGGTCCTGCCGGCGGGGACGGAGGAAGAGGCGCGGACGTTGTATTCGAAGTGGAGGAAGGTCTAAGGACTTTAATGGATTTCCGCTATCAGCGCCACTTTAAAGCAACAAGGGGAGAACATGGGATGTCTAAGAACCAGCATGGTAAAAATGCTGCAGACATGGTCGTTAAGGTTCCACCCGGTACAATTGTAAAAGATGCCGATACAGAGGAAATCATTGCGGATTTGACTGAGCACGGACAACGCGCCGTCATTGCAAAAGGCGGCCGAGGCGGTAGAGGAAACAGCCGTTTTGCGACACCTGCCAACCCGGCACCGGAATTATCCGAAAAAGGGGAGCCTGGCAAGGAACGCAATGTCATCATGGAATTAAAACTGCTCGCAGATGTCGGTTTGGTTGGCTTCCCAAGTGTAGGGAAATCTACTTTGTTATCCGTAGTTTCTTCTGCTAAGCCAAAAATTGCCGAATATCACTTTACCACAATTGTTCCAAACCTCGGAATGGTCGAAACAGAAGATAGCCGTTCGTTCGTAATGGCAGATCTTCCAGGACTTATCGAAGGGGCTCACCAAGGAGTTGGGCTTGGCCATCAATTCCTGCGCCACATCGAACGGACTAGAGTCATCGTGCATGTCATCGATATGGCTGCCACTGAAGGAAGGGATCCTTACGAGGATTACCTTACAATCAATGAAGAATTGAAAGAATATAACCTTCGTTTGACTGAACGTCCGCAGATCATAGTCGCAAACAAAATGGACATGCCTGGTGCTGAGGAAAACCTGGAAGAATTCAAGGTAAAAGTTGGAAAAGAACATCCGATTTTCCCTATTTCAGCTTTGACTCGCGAAGGTTTGAGGGATCTGTTATTTGCGATTGCAGATAAAGTCGAGGATACACCGGAATTCCCTCTTGAACATGTGGAAGAAAATGAAGACGTCAATCGTGTCATTTATAAACATGAGAAACAAGAAGAAGAATTCTCCATTACACGTGACCCGGATGGAGCTTACGTTCTTAACGGGTATTCGCTGGAACGTCTATTTAAAATGACGGATTTCTCCAGGGAGGAATCTGTTCGACGCTTTGCACGCCAGCTTCGCGGTATGGGTGTAGATGAAGCTTTGAGGGAGCGCGGCGCCAAAGACGGGGATATCGTAAGGCTATTGGAGTTTGAATTTGAATTCATCGATTGA
- the rplU gene encoding 50S ribosomal protein L21 yields MYAIIETGGKQIKVAAGQEVYIEKLDVAEGEVVTFDKVLFVGGDSVKVGSPLVGGATVTGKVEKHGRQKKITIFKYKAKKNQRKKQGHRQPYTKVVIDAINL; encoded by the coding sequence ATGTACGCAATTATTGAAACTGGCGGAAAACAAATCAAAGTAGCAGCTGGACAAGAAGTTTACATCGAAAAATTGGATGTAGCTGAAGGTGAAGTTGTCACTTTTGATAAAGTTCTTTTCGTAGGCGGAGATTCTGTAAAAGTAGGAAGCCCATTAGTGGGAGGAGCTACTGTTACAGGTAAGGTTGAAAAACACGGCCGTCAAAAGAAAATTACGATTTTCAAGTACAAAGCGAAGAAGAACCAACGTAAAAAGCAAGGTCATCGCCAACCTTACACTAAAGTAGTAATCGATGCTATCAACTTGTAA
- a CDS encoding ACT domain-containing protein produces the protein MEKKEFDQKFYLIREDVLPEAMKKTLEAKNLLERGKASSVWDAVQRVDLSRSAFYKYRDTVFPFHTVVKEKIITLFFHLEDRTGTLSHLLGVVAAHRCNILTIHQTIPLQGRANVTLSLNVTDMDGNLDGLISGLKKLEFVEKVEVLGSGA, from the coding sequence ATGGAAAAAAAAGAATTTGATCAGAAGTTTTACCTGATCAGGGAGGATGTCTTGCCTGAAGCGATGAAGAAAACCCTTGAGGCAAAGAATCTCCTTGAGAGGGGAAAAGCTTCTTCTGTATGGGATGCAGTGCAGCGTGTAGATTTAAGCCGGAGTGCTTTTTACAAGTATCGTGATACTGTATTTCCTTTTCATACCGTTGTGAAAGAAAAAATCATTACCCTGTTTTTTCACTTGGAAGATCGGACAGGCACACTATCCCACCTTCTTGGAGTCGTTGCAGCCCACCGCTGTAATATACTGACCATACATCAGACTATTCCCCTTCAAGGAAGGGCCAATGTCACCTTGTCATTGAATGTAACGGATATGGATGGCAATCTGGATGGTTTGATATCGGGATTGAAAAAGCTGGAGTTTGTTGAAAAAGTGGAGGTGCTTGGTTCCGGTGCATAG